Proteins from a genomic interval of Gluconacetobacter diazotrophicus PA1 5:
- the cobO gene encoding cob(I)yrinic acid a,c-diamide adenosyltransferase yields MTDSENEGNSLDLRHQEKMRRRKEIQDREVAGKSVEKGLLVVHTGPGKGKSTAAFGLALRMLGHGRRVVVVQFIKGAWQTGERAALARFDDLLEWHTMGEGFTWETQDRARDIAACARAWDVARAALARDDVALVILDELNIALRYDHLPLDRVLAGLRARPAMQHVVVTGRNAKLDLIADADLVTEMTLVKHHFRAGVKSQEGIEF; encoded by the coding sequence ATGACCGATTCCGAAAATGAAGGTAACAGTCTCGACCTTCGCCATCAGGAGAAGATGCGACGGCGTAAGGAAATCCAGGACCGGGAAGTCGCGGGGAAATCCGTGGAAAAAGGGCTTCTGGTCGTTCATACCGGGCCGGGGAAGGGCAAATCGACAGCGGCCTTCGGGCTCGCGCTACGGATGCTGGGCCATGGACGGCGCGTGGTGGTCGTCCAGTTCATCAAGGGCGCATGGCAGACGGGCGAGCGCGCGGCGCTCGCCCGTTTCGACGATCTGCTGGAGTGGCACACGATGGGCGAGGGCTTCACGTGGGAAACCCAGGACCGTGCCCGCGATATCGCCGCCTGCGCGCGGGCATGGGACGTGGCGAGGGCCGCCCTGGCGCGCGACGACGTGGCGCTGGTGATCCTTGACGAACTCAACATCGCCTTGCGCTACGACCATCTGCCGCTCGACCGGGTCCTGGCGGGTCTGCGCGCCCGGCCGGCGATGCAGCATGTCGTCGTGACCGGGCGCAACGCGAAGCTGGATCTGATCGCGGACGCCGACCTGGTCACGGAGATGACCCTGGTCAAACACCATTTCCGGGCCGGCGTGAAATCGCAGGAGGGGATCGAATTCTGA
- a CDS encoding cobyric acid synthase, with protein sequence MARALMFQGTGSSVGKSVLVAGLARALSRRGLRVRPFKPQNMSNNAAVTADGGEIGRAQALQALACGIAPSVHMNPVLLKPQSATGAQLVVGGRARGTARARDYQAMKPALMPEILASFGALAREADVVLVEGAGSASEVNLRAGDIANMGFAQAADVDVVLIGDIDRGGVIASLVGTQAVLDPADADRIKGFIVNRMRGDPSLFATGMSAIAAHTGWRPLGLVPYLTRVEALPAEDAADLAAGGDASGALRIAVPHLPMIANFDDLDPLRAEAALSVGIVPRGRPLPVCDLIILPGSKATISDLSVLRQEGWDTDIRAHVRRGGRVLGICGGYQMLGRTIADPEGVEGPQGEVEALGLLDVRTVLTRRKRLSEVAGVLLPEGASLSGYEIHVGRTDGPDRTRPFARTGSGPDGAVSADGRVWGTYLHGIFRTGAARAALLARLGTARISPRDHGHLVDDALNALADHLEAHVDIEALLALARPVAGLSGAP encoded by the coding sequence ATGGCCCGCGCCTTGATGTTCCAGGGAACGGGGTCGAGCGTGGGCAAGTCGGTGCTGGTCGCGGGCCTCGCGCGGGCGCTGTCGCGGCGCGGTTTGCGGGTACGGCCCTTCAAGCCGCAGAACATGTCCAACAACGCCGCCGTCACCGCGGATGGCGGCGAAATCGGGCGGGCACAGGCGTTGCAGGCGCTGGCATGCGGTATCGCGCCGTCGGTGCACATGAATCCCGTCCTGCTGAAACCGCAGAGTGCGACCGGGGCCCAGCTTGTCGTGGGCGGCAGGGCGCGCGGCACGGCCCGGGCGCGGGACTATCAGGCGATGAAGCCGGCCCTGATGCCCGAAATCCTGGCCAGCTTCGGGGCCCTGGCGCGCGAGGCCGACGTCGTCCTGGTCGAGGGCGCGGGTTCGGCGTCCGAGGTCAATCTGCGCGCGGGCGACATCGCCAACATGGGCTTCGCGCAGGCGGCGGATGTCGATGTCGTCCTGATCGGCGATATCGACCGGGGGGGCGTCATCGCCAGCCTGGTGGGCACGCAGGCCGTCCTGGACCCGGCGGATGCGGACCGGATCAAGGGATTCATCGTCAATCGCATGCGCGGCGACCCATCCCTGTTCGCGACGGGCATGTCGGCGATCGCGGCGCATACCGGCTGGCGGCCGCTGGGGCTGGTACCTTACCTGACGCGGGTCGAGGCCCTGCCGGCGGAGGACGCGGCGGACCTGGCTGCCGGGGGCGATGCGTCCGGCGCGCTTCGGATCGCCGTGCCGCACCTGCCCATGATCGCGAATTTCGACGATCTCGACCCGCTGCGGGCCGAGGCCGCGCTGTCCGTCGGGATCGTGCCGCGCGGGCGGCCCCTGCCGGTATGCGACCTGATCATCCTGCCCGGATCGAAGGCGACGATTTCTGATCTATCGGTCCTGCGTCAGGAAGGATGGGATACCGACATCCGCGCGCATGTGCGGCGCGGCGGGCGGGTGCTGGGGATCTGCGGCGGATACCAGATGCTCGGCCGGACGATCGCCGACCCGGAGGGGGTCGAGGGACCGCAGGGCGAGGTCGAGGCGCTCGGCCTGCTGGATGTGCGAACGGTGCTGACGCGGCGCAAGCGCCTGTCCGAAGTCGCCGGCGTCCTGCTGCCGGAAGGGGCATCCCTGAGCGGCTACGAAATCCATGTCGGCCGGACCGATGGGCCGGATCGAACCCGGCCCTTCGCCCGCACCGGGTCCGGCCCGGATGGGGCGGTGTCGGCCGATGGCCGCGTGTGGGGGACCTATCTGCACGGGATATTCCGGACGGGGGCCGCCCGGGCCGCGCTGCTGGCGCGACTGGGGACGGCGCGCATATCGCCGCGCGACCATGGCCACCTGGTGGATGACGCCCTGAACGCCCTGGCCGACCATCTGGAGGCGCATGTCGATATCGAGGCCCTGCTGGCCCTGGCGCGGCCGGTCGCGGGTCTGTCCGGCGCGCCTTGA
- the cobD gene encoding threonine-phosphate decarboxylase CobD, with protein sequence MDPMPAHGGQVRAVMRAFPDAPAPFVDLSTGISPYAYPFAMPDGAALTRLPERDDEDRLRRVAAEAYGVADPDCVAAGPGTQMLIALLPFLLGPRAVTILGPTYGGHADAWRGAGARIHEVTGMQDLEDAAAVPGGVCVVCNPNNPDGRVCDAAWLAALADRCASYSGILIVDEAFADFESCSIAPLLPHPGLIVLRSFGKSYGLPGVRLGFALAAPALAGRLRDIMGAWAVGTLALAAGCQALADRPWRDATRGRVRADAARLARCLAREDIEVAGQSILFVLARAAQAPSLWRFLCQRGLVARAFPERPSWLRLGLPRRPDEWTRLEQALSAWRPA encoded by the coding sequence ATGGACCCCATGCCCGCCCATGGCGGTCAGGTCCGCGCGGTCATGCGGGCATTCCCCGATGCCCCGGCGCCGTTCGTCGACCTTTCGACGGGGATCAGTCCCTATGCCTATCCGTTCGCGATGCCCGATGGCGCGGCACTGACGCGCCTGCCGGAACGGGATGATGAGGACAGGCTGCGCCGGGTGGCCGCCGAAGCCTATGGCGTGGCCGATCCCGATTGCGTTGCGGCCGGCCCGGGCACGCAGATGCTGATCGCCCTGCTGCCGTTCCTGCTGGGACCGCGCGCGGTAACGATCCTGGGCCCCACCTATGGCGGCCATGCCGACGCGTGGCGCGGGGCCGGCGCGCGGATTCATGAGGTCACAGGGATGCAGGACCTGGAAGACGCGGCGGCGGTGCCGGGCGGCGTGTGCGTCGTGTGCAATCCGAACAATCCCGACGGCCGCGTGTGCGATGCCGCGTGGCTCGCGGCCCTGGCGGACCGGTGCGCATCGTACAGCGGGATCCTGATCGTCGACGAGGCCTTTGCGGATTTCGAATCCTGCAGCATCGCGCCCCTGTTGCCGCATCCGGGCCTGATCGTATTGCGTTCGTTCGGCAAGAGTTACGGACTTCCCGGCGTGCGGCTGGGATTCGCGCTGGCCGCGCCCGCCTTGGCCGGGCGCCTGCGCGACATCATGGGGGCATGGGCGGTCGGCACGCTGGCGCTGGCGGCGGGGTGCCAGGCGCTGGCGGATCGTCCATGGCGCGACGCCACGCGCGGGCGGGTGCGCGCGGATGCGGCGCGGCTGGCGCGCTGCCTTGCACGGGAGGATATCGAGGTGGCAGGTCAATCGATCCTGTTTGTCCTGGCGCGGGCGGCACAGGCGCCGTCCCTGTGGCGGTTCCTCTGCCAGCGCGGGCTGGTGGCGCGCGCCTTCCCCGAACGGCCGTCATGGTTGCGCCTGGGGCTGCCGCGCCGGCCGGACGAATGGACTCGCCTGGAACAGGCCCTGTCCGCATGGCGGCCGGCATGA
- a CDS encoding histidine phosphatase family protein encodes MAAGMIRMTCLALPPPAALRRGILPRPSDPCDMALAGSLSWPEHVPIITSGADHPAVQAWSGRAVQPDDALRDCDCGYWAGKALHDLPADQVVQWLGDPAFAPPGGESRAAMFGRVTRWMAKVSHTHDHLVVAVRPAVVRAMVLVALGGTPAMESRLDIVPATRTMLVARDHWRVQSVNVLPG; translated from the coding sequence ATGGCGGCCGGCATGATACGCATGACCTGCCTGGCCCTGCCGCCGCCGGCGGCCCTGCGGCGCGGCATCCTGCCCCGGCCGTCGGACCCCTGCGACATGGCGCTCGCCGGATCGCTGTCATGGCCCGAACACGTGCCGATCATCACCAGCGGGGCGGACCATCCCGCCGTACAGGCCTGGAGCGGCCGGGCCGTCCAGCCGGATGACGCCCTGCGCGACTGCGATTGCGGATACTGGGCGGGAAAGGCGCTGCACGACCTGCCGGCGGACCAGGTCGTGCAGTGGCTGGGCGATCCGGCCTTCGCGCCGCCGGGCGGCGAGAGCCGGGCGGCCATGTTCGGACGGGTGACGCGATGGATGGCGAAGGTATCGCACACCCATGATCATCTGGTGGTGGCCGTGCGCCCGGCCGTCGTGCGGGCGATGGTGCTGGTGGCGCTGGGCGGCACGCCGGCGATGGAATCCCGTCTCGATATCGTGCCGGCGACGCGCACGATGCTGGTCGCGCGCGACCATTGGCGGGTACAGTCCGTCAACGTGCTGCCAGGGTAA